A genome region from Panthera leo isolate Ple1 chromosome A2, P.leo_Ple1_pat1.1, whole genome shotgun sequence includes the following:
- the LOC122213575 gene encoding olfactory receptor-like protein OLF3, whose translation MGMGNQTYVREFILLGLSSDWDTRVSLFVLFLIIYMVTVLGNFFIVLLIRLDSRLHTPMYFFLTNLSLVDVSYATSIVPQMLVHLLIEHKAIPFVSCAAQLFFSLGLGGIEFVLLAVMAYDRYVAVCDPLRYSVIMHGGLCTRLAITSWVSGSLNSLMQTIITFQLPMCTNKYIDHISCELLAVVRLACVDTSSNEIAIMVSSIVLLMTPFCLVLLSYIQIISTILKIQSREGRKKAFHTCASHLTVVVLCYGMAIFTYIQPRSSPSILQEKLTSLFYAILTPMLNPMIYSVRNKEVKGAWQKLLGQLSGLTSKLAT comes from the coding sequence atgggaatgGGTAACCAGACTTATGTGAGAGAGTTCATACTCCTTGGCCTGTCCAGTGACTGGGACACACGGGTCTCCCTCTTTGTCCTCTTCTTGATCATATATATGGTGACAGTGCTGGGGAACTTTTTCATTGTTCTTCTGATCAGACTGGACAGCCGACTCCACACTCCCATGTACTTCTTTCTCACCAACCTCTCCCTTGTTGATGTCTCTTATGCCACAAGCATCGTCCCCCAGATGTTGGTGCATCTTCTAATAGAACATAAAGCAATCCCATTTGTGAGCTGTGCAGCCCAGTTATTTTTCTCCTTGGGCTTGGGTGGGATTGAGTTTGTTCTACTGGCAGTGATGGCCTACGACCGCTATGTGGCTGTGTGCGACCCCCTGCGATACTCGGTCATCATGCATGGAGGGCTCTGTACCAGGTTGGCCATCACATCCTGGGTCAGTGGTTCTCTCAACTCTCTCATGCAGACCATCATCACCTTTCAGCTGCCCATGTGCACAAACAAGTATATTGATCACATATCCTGTGAACTCCTAGCTGTGGTCAGACTGGCCTGTGTGGACACCTCCTCCAATGAGATCGCGATCATGGTTTCTAGCATTGTCTTGCTGATGACACCCTTCTGCCTGGTCCTCTTGTCCTACATCCAGATCATCTCCACCATCCTGAAGATCCAgtccagagagggaagaaagaaagccttCCACACCTGTGCATCTCACCTCACAGTGGTCGTCTTGTGCTATGGCATGGCCATTTTCACTTACATCCAGCCCCGCTCCAGCCCCTCTATTCTTCAGGAGAAGTTGACCTCTCTCTTCTATGCCATTTTGACACCCATGTTGAACCCTATGATTTATAGTGTAAGGAATAAGGAGGTGAAGGGGGCCTGGCAGAAACTACTAGGGCAGTTATCTGGATTAACGTCAAAACTGGCAACTTGA